The Trichoderma atroviride chromosome 5, complete sequence genome contains a region encoding:
- a CDS encoding uncharacterized protein (EggNog:ENOG41~MEROPS:MER0000432~antiSMASH:Cluster_5.9~SECRETED:SignalP(1-18)) has translation MLEKQFAFLLASAGIVLSNGPVHNGFTPKEFTVNLSAGVPRMIDLVRETRLPSHSEFSGFGNSSGIALDVLGSLRTQWLEDFNWGHEEAALNKYNHFTVEIEGLTIHYIHQRASDESSIPLLLNHGWPGSFLEFLPIVNELTEKSKTSKGRPVSFHVVIPSLPGFTFSSPPPANWTIDDTARVFNTLMREVLGYDQFATFGTDWGCAPAYSLYDNFNTSTRAAHFSMLPFYPLSSTELAAQNITLSSPLQQFEQQRSMDWLTSGNAYFSEQTTRPNTIGLALLDSPMGQLAWIGEKYISWSDPKAGTSPSVLDHKQILLSVSLYYLTRSFLSSVYIYFQNPNGFKTSYTKAQTDAPLLFSAFKYNVGFWPEPVVAKVGNMVMYKDHEFGGHFPGLDNPPALLHDLREIANYWV, from the exons ATGTTGGAGAAACAGTTTGCATTTCTCCTCGCCAGCGCGGGCATCGTTCTGAGTAATGGTCCTGTGCACAATGGTTTTACCCCTAAGGAATTCACTGTCAATCTCTCAGCTGGAGTTCCGAGAATGATTGATCTGGTTCGAGAGACACGCCTACCGTCTCATTCAGAATTCTCTGGATTCGGTAATTCCAGTGGCATTGCTCTCGATGTCTTAGGGAGTTTACGTACTCAATGGTTGGAAGATTTCAATTGGGGTCATGAGGAAGCGGCTCTCAACAA ATACAACCATTTCACTGTCGAAATTGAAGGATTAACTATCCACTACATTCATCAGCGAGCCTCCGACGAAAGCTCAATTCCCCTCCTGCTCAATCATGGCTGGCCAGGATCGTTTTTAGAATTCTTGCCTATTGTTAATGAGCTTacagaaaaaagcaaaacatcCAAGGGGCGACCTGTCTCATTTCACGTGGTAATTCCTTCACTGCCAGGGTTTACTTTCTCATCGCCACCGCCTGCAAACTGGACTATAGACGACACAGCGCGTGTATTTAATACTTTGATGCGCGAAGTACTGGGTTATGATCAGTTTGCCACCTTTGGAACAGACTGGGGTTGTGCGCCAGCCTACAGCCTCTATGACAATTTCAACACATCAACGCGAGCTGCTCATTTTTCAATGCTTCCATTTTATCCCCTTAGCTCCACGGAACTAGCCGCACAGAATATCACCTTATCTTCTCCATTGCAGCAGTTCGAACAGCAAAGGTCTATGGACTGGTTAACTTCCGGAAACGCCTACTTCTCAGAGCAGACTACAAGG CCCAATACAATCGGCCTGGCTCTTTTGGATAGTCCAATGGGCCAGTTGGCGTGGATTGGCGAGAAGTACATTTCAT GGTCAGATCCAAAGGCGGGAACTAGTCCGTCTGTCTTAGACCACAAACAAATTCTGTTGTCTGTGTCCTTGTACTACTTGACACGATCGTTTCTTTCATCGGTATACATCTACTTCCAAAATCCAAATGGTTTCAAAACGTCATACACAAAAGCGCAAACGGACGCGCCTTTACTATTCAGTGCGTTCAAGTACAATGTCGGCTTTTGGCCTGAACCTGTGGTCGCAAAGGTCGGAAATATGGTGATGTATAAAG ATCACGAGTTTGGTGGCCACTTTCCGGGCCTCGATAATCCTCCGGCGCTTTTACACGATTTGAGAGAAATTGCAAACTATTGGGTATAG
- a CDS encoding uncharacterized protein (SMCOG1169:sugar transport protein~TransMembrane:6 (i52-79o99-120i132-149o155-177i189-213o219-242i)~antiSMASH:Cluster_5.9), translating to MSQGAEEKIEVNHASQAETADNWANLAEDARNATEEEHSLTFFKAVKMYPQACMWSMVVSIVVIMDGYDTALIGSLFAYPAFQQQFGQARGHGKYQLEAKWQTALGLASPLGNIVGIYLNGLITEWFGHKKAVLGTLVFLSGVLFIPFFSKTIEVLFAGELLCGLAWGVFTTLAPAYASEVAPVALRAYLETFVVLCWGIGQFVSYGVLYGLVNRTDEWSWRIPLAVQWVWPVIVIPLLLFAPESPLVACS from the coding sequence ATGTCTCAAGGcgcagaagagaaaatagaGGTCAACCATGCGTCGCAAGCTGAAACAGCGGATAATTGGGCCAACCTCGCCGAAGATGCTCGCAATGcgacagaagaagaacataGCTTGACTTTCTTCAAGGCAGTCAAGATGTACCCGCAAGCGTGCATGTGGTCCATGGTTGTCTCAATCGTTGTCATTATGGATGGATATGACACGGCTCTTATCGGCTCTCTTTTCGCGTATCCCGCTTTTCAACAGCAGTTTGGGCAAGCTCGAGGACATGGCAAATACCAGTTGGAGGCAAAGTGGCAGACTGCTTTAGGATTGGCTAGTCCTCTTGGTAATATTGTTGGCATTTATCTCAACGGACTCATCACCGAATGGTTTGGCCACAAAAAAGCCGTTTTGGGAACTCTTGTGTTTCTCAGTGGAGTTCTATTTatccccttcttctcaaagaccATCGAGGTGCTTTTTGCCGGCGAGTTACTGTGCGGCCTGGCTTGGGGCGTTTTCACCACTTTGGCTCCTGCATACGCCTCGGAGGTTGCTCCAGTAGCCCTTCGCGCATACCTTGAGACCTTCGTTGTCCTCTGTTGGGGAATTGGCCAGTTTGTTTCTTACGGCGTTCTCTACGGCTTGGTCAACCGCACTGATGAATGGTCTTGGCGAATCCCGCTGGCTGTCCAGTGGGTTTGGCCCGTTATTGTTATTCCCCTGCTCTTATTTGCCCCTGAATCCCCCCTGGTGGCTTGTTCGTAA
- a CDS encoding uncharacterized protein (SMCOG1169:sugar transport protein~TransMembrane:6 (i49-67o87-105i112-133o145-169i181-201o213-229i)~antiSMASH:Cluster_5.9) gives MKRLSSKKSQNSKQSVALMVQTTNLEAAMTEGASYGDCFRGTNLWRTEIGCVAWASQVLCGFAIANYSSYFYEQAGLPAANAYKMTIGQGGIHFLCTLLSLFVTARFGRRGIMLCGYAGMSCAMFTLGFLALARQTTGLGYGQAIMYLVWYVVYQLTIGPTAFIVVGEISSTRLRSKSISLARNAYNVANVFSATVAPYTLNPTAGNLKGKTAFLAAAFSLLCLLWGYFRLPESKDRTFEELDLLFSRNLKAHEFRDASVDDMDMPEFTKQQ, from the coding sequence ATGAAGCGCCTGTCCTCCAAGAAATCGCAAAACAGCAAGCAATCCGTTGCTTTGATGGTTCAGACTACCAACTTAGAGGCGGCCATGACGGAAGGTGCATCATATGGGGATTGCTTTCGCGGAACGAATCTGTGGCGTACTGAAATCGGATGCGTCGCTTGGGCGTCTCAGGTTCTCTGTGGATTTGCCATAGCCAACTACTCGTCCTACTTTTACGAACAGGCTGGGTTGCCGGCGGCAAACGCTTACAAAATGACAATTGGACAAGGAGGCATTCATTTCTTGTGTACCCTGCTCTCGCTATTTGTGACTGCAAGATTTGGCCGACGTGGGATCATGCTCTGTGGATATGCCGGCATGTCTTGCGCTATGTTTACTCTTGGATTCCTGGCACTTGCTCGCCAGACCACGGGCCTGGGCTATGGACAGGCTATTATGTATCTCGTCTGGTATGTCGTCTACCAGCTGACGATTGGTCCGACTGCCTTCATCGTTGTTGGCGAGATATCCTCCACCCGTCTTCGATCTAAGAGTATTTCTCTGGCTCGCAACGCATACAATGTTGCGAATGTGTTTAGCGCCACTGTGGCTCCCTATACTCTGAATCCCACTGCGGGAAATCTGAAGGGCAAGACTGCCTTCTTGGCCGCCGCGTTCTCACTGCTTTGTTTGTTGTGGGGCTACTTCCGCCTCCCGGAAAGCAAAGACAGGACGTTCGAGGAGCTAGACCTCTTATTTTCCAGGAATCTCAAGGCACATGAATTCAGAGACGCATCTGTCGACGACATGGATATGCCGGAATTTACTAAACAGCAATGA
- a CDS encoding uncharacterized protein (MEROPS:MER0036050~antiSMASH:Cluster_5.9) — MTDESIQYKIEHDTGTLQSGVVLHTWRVHPLRAIIILQHGYGEHAERYVDGHCALIPQLGKHGLEVRAFDMWGHGRSPGVRGSVDVERAIQDHLELRREAKRENVPLFLLGHSLGALVTAGSVVADPSLVDGVILTSPPFPGPVSTLVRWVLSAGATIVPHWSLPMPRSPPSALSRQPELLQSAEADPLMVKRQMPFLLAASALRTAQAINQGLKDWHVPTLVMHGTADKSADPKGSEDFVRGIDSKDKTLRLLDSGLHELLNDSDREESLQEILVWLDAHIK, encoded by the coding sequence ATGACTGACGAGTCAATACAATACAAGATTGAACATGACACCGGCACTCTTCAGTCTGGTGTAGTCCTCCACACCTGGCGGGTTCATCCACTTCGAGCTATCATTATCCTACAGCACGGATATGGGGAGCACGCAGAGCGCTATGTAGATGGGCACTGTGCCCTGATCCCGCAGCTAGGCAAACACGGCCTCGAAGTCAGGGCATTCGACATGTGGGGTCACGGACGGTCACCTGGCGTTCGCGGCAGCGTGGACGTTGAGAGGGCCATCCAGGACCATCTAGAGCTGCGGCGAGaggcgaagagagagaacGTACCTCTCTTCTTACTCGGCCACTCCTTGGGTGCTCTTGTCACGGCAGGCAGCGTCGTCGCGGACCCATCTCTGGTGGATGGAGTCATCTTGACCAGCCCTCCGTTTCCAGGTCCAGTGTCGACCTTGGTGAGATGGGTGCTGAGTGCGGGCGCCACCATCGTGCCACACTGGTCACTTCCTATGCCACGGTCACCCCCCTCTGCTCTATCACGCCAACCTGAACTGCTGCAGTCGGCAGAGGCTGACCCGCTGATGGTGAAGAGACAGATGCCTTTTCTCctggctgcctctgctctcCGCACAGCGCAGGCTATAAACCAAGGACTCAAGGACTGGCATGTCCCCACGCTCGTCATGCACGGTACTGCTGATAAAAGCGCTGATCCTAAGGGAAGTGAAGATTTTGTTAGAGGTATCGATTCTAAAGATAAGACGCTACGGCTTTTGGATTCGGGCCTCCACGAGCTCCTCAATGACTCGGATCGGGAAGAATCTCTCCAGGAGATCCTTGTGTGGCTTGATGCTCATATTAAATAA
- a CDS encoding uncharacterized protein (antiSMASH:Cluster_5.9~CAZy:GH67), whose protein sequence is MLVNETGLDGWLRYAALPDEFASLRPQYSAIISLTDSQSSPIFTAARELQLGLSKILSQNISLETKVLGPAANSFIIVGTVDTFLSTKGDIYGALPLKEDGYCLVCKNGRAAEIIGQNDRGALYGAFEFLRLLSQNQPLPEMRISNPSAPIRWVNQWDNLDGTIERGYAGPSIFFADGHVLDDLTRVQQYARLLASVGLNGLIVNNVNSNYNLLNPFNMQGLARIADIMRPWGVRIGISLYFDTPKELGGLQTSDPLDRNVIAWWEDITSELYRHVPDMLGYLIKANSEGQPGPLTYGRTLADGANMFARALQPHGDGVVMYRAFVYNHHLDESNWKNDRANAAVEYFDGLDTQFEDNVIIQIKYGPIDFQIREPPSPLLAHLRKTPIILELQVTQEYLGQQDHIVYLPPLWKTIFDFDLHVDGQKSLVRDVVSGQRFNWSRSGYAAVVNVGNDPTWLGSHLAMANLYAYGLCAWDPQQSEVDIIQGWAQLTFGLNKAVVDTITNISMASWPTYENYSGNLGIQTLCDIVTHCHYGPSPAAQDGNGWGQWTRADARSIGMDRTVATGTGNSGQYPQKVADRFECIDTTPDELLLWFHHVPYTHRLKSGKTVIQHFYDAHYAGALVAQTFAQQWEILRGLIDDNRFDHMAFRLQYQAGHALVWRDSVNNFYYAKCGIRDEHNRVGNHAWRIEAEEMTLEGYKVVPVTPFEAASGGKAIATIPGADVGTATCTVAFPSGTYNIAINYYDHLGGRSQYEVFVNERLIGAWAGDLQDKLSHDFSDRIDGHSATRITFDSVEVKKGDSLKIVGRPDGNELAPIDYVSLLPQGVVD, encoded by the coding sequence ATGCTTGTGAATGAGACAGGCCTCGATGGCTGGCTGCGGTATGCCGCACTTCCTGATGAGTTTGCCAGCCTACGCCCACAATATTCGGCAATCATCTCTCTTACGGATAGTCAAAGCAGCCCTATATTCACTGCCGCGAGAGAACTGCAACTTGGTCTCTCCAAGATCTTAAGTCAGAATATTAGTCTTGAGACGAAGGTCTTGGGACCCGCAGCCAACTCCTTTATTATTGTAGGAACTGTTGACACATTCCTATCTACCAAAGGGGATATTTATGGCGCCCTGCCTCTTAAAGAGGATGGTTACTGTCTTGTTTGTAAGAATGGGAGGGCAGCTGAAATAATCGGCCAAAACGATCGAGGTGCATTGTACGGCGCTTTTGAGTTTCTCAGACTTTTGTCGCAGAATCAACCACTGCCCGAGATGCGTATATCGAATCCCAGTGCTCCGATTCGGTGGGTGAACCAATGGGATAACCTCGACGGCACCATTGAAAGAGGATATGCTGGCCCTTCCATTTTTTTCGCAGACGGACATGTGCTCGACGACCTGACTCGTGTTCAGCAATAtgcgcggctgctggcatcGGTCGGGCTGAATGGTCTGATTGTGAATAACGTCAACTCCAATTACAACCTTCTCAATCCTTTTAATATGCAAGGCCTGGCTCGAATTGCTGACATCATGAGACCATGGGGAGTTCGAATTGGTATTTCTTTGTATTTTGATACCCCAAAAGAACTCGGAGGTTTGCAGACATCTGATCCTCTGGATCGCAACGTCATTGCTTGGTGGGAGGACATTACTTCTGAGCTTTATCGTCATGTCCCAGATATGCTGGGGTATCTGATCAAGGCAAACTCTGAAGGACAACCAGGTCCATTAACATATGGCCGTACTCTTGCCGATGGTGCAAACATGTTTGCAAGAGCCCTGCAGCCTCACGGTGATGGCGTCGTCATGTATCGCGCTTTTGTCTACAACCACCACCTCGATGAGTCGAACTGGAAGAATGATAGGGCAAACGCGGCTGTTGAGTACTTTGATGGGCTGGATACTCAATTCGAAGATAATGTCATTATTCAGATCAAATACGGCCCCATCGATTTTCAAATTCGGGAACCGCCGTCACCTCTTCTTGCTCACCTACGGAAAACGCCAATTATTCTCGAATTACAAGTCACACAGGAGTATCTTGGCCAACAAGATCACATCGTATATTTACCACCACTTTGGAAGACGATTTTCGATTTTGATCTCCATGTAGACGGTCAGAAATCGCTGGTTCGAGACGTAGTCTCCGGCCAACGATTCAATTGGAGCAGAAGTGGCTACGCAGCGGTCGTTAATGTAGGAAACGATCCTACATGGCTAGGAAGTCATCTTGCTATGGCCAACCTATATGCATACGGATTGTGCGCTTGGGACCCTCAACAGAGTGAGGTGGACATAATCCAAGGCTGGGCACAATTGACCTTTGGCCTAAATAAAGCAGTCGTGGATACCATAACAAATATCTCTATGGCTTCTTGGCCTACATATGAAAATTACAgtggcaatcttggcatTCAAACTTTGTGCGACATTGTCACACATTGCCATTATGGCCCCTCCCCAGCCGCGCAGGATGGTAATGGATGGGGTCAGTGGACTCGCGCTGATGCACGTTCAATTGGAATGGATCGAACTGTTGCCACGGGGACAGGAAATTCAGGACAATATCCTCAAAAGGTTGCTGATAGGTTTGAGTGCATTGATACCACTCCTGATGAGCTTCTCTTGTGGTTTCACCATGTTCCGTACACTCATCGTCTCAAGTCAGGCAAGACAGTTATTCAGCACTTCTACGACGCCCATTATGCCGGAGCACTTGTTGCCCAGACATTTGCACAGCAGTGGGAAATACTGCGGGGATTGATAGACGACAATCGATTTGATCATATGGCTTTTCGTCTCCAGTATCAAGCGGGTCATGCTCTGGTCTGGCGAGACTCCGTTAACAATTTCTATTACGCTAAATGTGGAATTAGAGACGAACATAATCGCGTTGGCAACCATGCATGGAGAATTGAGGCCGAAGAGATGACACTTGAAGGATACAAAGTGGTTCCTGTCACGCCATTCGAGGCTGCATCAGGAGGGAAGGCCATCGCAACAATCCCAGGCGCGGATGTAGGTACTGCAACATGTACTGTTGCTTTTCCTTCTGGGACTTATAACATCGCGATTAACTACTACGATCATCTTGGCGGCAGGTCACAATATGAAGTCTTCGTAAACGAAAGACTAATTGGTGCTTGGGCGGGGGATCTTCAAGATAAATTAAGTCATGACTTCTCGGACCGCATTGACGGCCATTCTGCGACTCGCATCACTTTCGACAGTGTAGAAGTGAAAAAGGGCGATTCCCTTAAGATAGTTGGCAGGCCAGATGGAAACGAGCTTGCTCCGATAGACTATGTTTCCTTGTTGCCACAAGGTGTTGTGGACTAA
- a CDS encoding uncharacterized protein (EggNog:ENOG41~antiSMASH:Cluster_5.9), translated as MSSLPNGQGRWIHTWASMPMLIEGDNLPPDDFIQEGVAFRNTTIRQTVRLSIGTEKFLRIRLSNAFGSESLSIAHTTLALATENQSGIPEIQPQTIQTVTFDESESTTIPAGALMVSDAISFGVFLQPQTVLSISIFIETGHNAQCITAHPGSRTTSYFIKGNCVSERDFNRLIVKQADHWYYISGVEVFAPRDARAFAIIGDSITDGRCSLTNGDTRWPDILFRRLQASTSELYTSLAVVNQAAGGNRVMDHGLGPSVLSRLDRDIMSLSGVSSVLLFEGVNDIGMAPADSHSQEILSNRLIAAYKQITTRLRAHGVAVFAATLTPFSLPPIDIKEHENSPRYILL; from the exons ATGAGTTCACTACCAAACGGCCAAGGGCGCTGGATTCACACATGGGCTAGCATGCCAATGCTCATAGAGGGCGATAACTTACCCCCCGACGATTTT ATACAAGAGGGCGTGGCCTTCCGTAATACCACCATTCGTCAAACCGTACGATTGTCAATTGGAACGGAAAAGTTCCTGCGAATCAGACTATCCAATGCATTTGGATCCGAATCTCTTTCCATAGCACACACAACACTAGCACTGGCGACTGAGAACCAGTCAGGAATCCCAGAAATTCAGCCTCAAACTATACAAACCGTCACTTTCGACGAGAGTGAATCTACTACCATTCCAGCTGGAGCGCTCATGGTTTCTGATGCCATAAGCTTTGGGGTTTTCCTACAGCCCCAGACCGTATTAAGTATCAGTATCTTCATTGAGACTGGCCATAACGCGCAATGTATCACCGCACATCCAGGGAGTCGCACCACATCGTACTTCATCAAGGGAAATTGTGTGTCTGAGAGGGATTTTAATCGCCTTATTGTCAAGCAGGCTGACCACTG GTATTACATCAGTGGTGTCGAAGTCTTTGCGCCGCGAGATGCGCGAGCCTTTGCTATCATTGGAGACAGCATTACGGACGGCAGATGCAGCCTTACTAATGGCGACACCAG ATGGCCAGATATTCTCTTTAGACGACTGCAAGCTAGTACATCTGAATTATATACTTCCCTTGCCGTCGTGAACCAAGCGGCTGGAGGCAACCGCGTGATGGACCATGGCCTTGGACCTAGCGTGCTGAGTAGGCTAGATAGGGATATTATGTCTCTTTCCGGTGTCAGCTCTGTTCTGTTATTTGAAGGTGTTAACGATATTGGCATGGCACCCGCTGATTCTCACAGTCAAGAGATCTTGAGCAATCGGCTAATTGCAGCGTATAAACAAATTACTACCCGGCTAAGAGCACATGGTGTCGCGGTCTTTGCGGCAACTTTAACACCTTTCAGCCTCCCACCAATAGACATCAAAGAGCATGAGAATTCCCCCCGATACATCCTATTGTGA
- a CDS encoding uncharacterized protein (EggNog:ENOG41~TransMembrane:2 (o272-291i312-335o)) — protein MVDQLSSSNEAAPIRDLSTPPLPRAKRRKTQQACSNCRGRKTKCDGQYPICAACERRGVAMTCVYERPQPAPHSQRYADLESRLQRLEQGENSERSNVSLDMRSLQSPRFGPDITLPDDDSLPPSNASGIAGRDDSPHNLAHQQVDALATVSPDDNGSCVYGESSTIAFVREFTQKTSSDSTAAQNKHQSGQAAHESARVQSPAVLTPLDISLGNRDNLAILPLRSNADDFLHCYFEFIHPLFPLLHKDSFIAQYNRLWLPHGNSRSGKEDLVFMCNLNLVFALGCQFSSLAHANNRASTANQFYKMSRQVLLYDILGTTSVSVVQWLLLSGVYLQSTKYASHCWNSIGLAIRLAQSLGLHLEHPGLKSESQLDREMRRRIWHTCVVLDQLLAMTFGRPTMVNGSYSTPVPCLIDDEYLRTDGDGVQPKGANSRMGLFVYSCKLFEILDDILSKFYSVEASADPVSESRLQDMVSEVLSFNRRLDNFITSLPDYLKTTQSSQVFMSERNSWKNLQQQVLYCRFLYTKLLSLRPLLLLATKRSSKDAVVVSTEANLSLLDDHIISRYCDLCINTAHRLIETIFEHLDTAYKSFGWHSVYFTFAAATILLASMRLPEVGVEFTVTFETSWNRTLSILNHYKGSIHTASRAIQVLEALRYQIHGSQTQETDTRSSIDDTPVSNEQMKPEMSLEFTNQLDFSQFNPYGSYNLYDAWFGQHLINLDASEMG, from the exons ATGGTAGATCAACTCTCATCGAGCAATGAGGCGGCACCTATCAGAGACTTGTCGACACCTCCATTGCCTAGGGCCAAACGACGGAAGACGCAACAAGCATGTAGTAATTGCCGGGGCCGGAAGACAAAGTGTGATGGACAATATCCCATCTGCGCCGCCTGCGAGAGACGCGGTGTGGCTATGACATGTGTCTATGAGCGCCCACAACCTGCGCCGCATTCACAAAG GTATGCGGATCTGGAAAGCCGACTACAACGATTGGAGCAAGGCGAGAATAGTGAACGGTCAAACGTGTCAT TGGACATGAGAAGTTTGCAGTCTCCCCGATTCGGCCCAGATATAACCCTTCCAGATGATGATTCTTTGCCTCCAAGCAATGCGAGTGGTATCGCTGGCCGCGATGATTCTCCACATAATCTTGCTCATCAGCAAGTCGACGCATTGGCCACTGTTTCTCCTGACGACAATGGCAGTTGTGTTTATGGCGAGTCTTCTACTATTGCCTTTGTACGAGAGTTTACTCAAAAGACTTCGTCGGATAGTACCGCGGCACAGAACAAACATCAAAGTGGCCAGGCTGCTCACGAATCCGCTCGGGTGCAGTCACCTGCTGTGCTTACACCGCTTGACATATCTCTAGGGAATAGAGATAATCTTGCTATCCTCCCTCTTCGCAGCAATGCAGACGATTTCCTGCATTGCTATTTTGAGTTTATACATCCGTTGTTTCCGCTCCTTCACAAAGACTCATTTATCGCACAGTATAACCGACTGTGGCTCCCTCACGGCAATTCGCGGTCTGGCAAAGAAGATCTAGTATTCATGTGCAATCTGaatcttgtctttgctttggGTTGCCAATTTAGTAGCCTGGCTCATGCAAACAACAGAGCTTCAACCGCAAATCAATTCTATAAAATGTCTCGACAAGTACTGCTCTATGATATTTTGGGCACAACCTCGGTGTCGGTGGTACAGTGGCTTCTTTTGAGCGGAGTATATCTCCAATCAACGAAATACGCAAGCCACTGCTGGAACTCAATAGGGCTTGCTATTCGCCTTGCACAAAGTCTAGGACTACATCTGGAACACCCGGGCTTAAAATCGGAAAGCCAGCTTGACCGAGAAATGAGACGGAGAATCTGGCATACCTGTGTCGTTCTGGACCA ACTGTTAGCTATGACTTTCGGCCGTCCAACTATGGTGAATGGATCTTACAGTACTCCAGTGCCTTGTTTAATTGATGATGAATATCTGCGCacagatggtgatggcgtaCAACCGAAAGGAGCGAACTCGCGAATGGGCCTGTTTGTGTATTCCTGCAAGCTTTTCGAAATCTTAGACGATATATTGTCAAAATTCTACTCAGTCGAAGCTTCTGCGGACCCTGTCTCTGAATCTCGCTTACAAGACATGGTATCAGAAGTACTAAGTTTCAACCGCCGCTTAGACAACTTTATCACCTCATTACCTGACTATCTTAAAACAACTCAAAGTTCCCAGGTGTTTATGTCAGAGAGAAATAGCTGGAAGAATCTTCAGCAACAAGTCCTTTATTGTCG ATTCCTATATACTAAACTGTTGTCTTTACGTcccctgctgctcttggcgaCAAAGCGAAGTTCAAAAGATGCCGTAGTGGTGTCTACAGAGGCGAATCTATCGTTACTCGATGATCATATCATCAGTCGTTACTGCGATCTTTGCATTAACACAGCGCATCGCCTGATTGAGACAATTTTTGAGCATCTGGATACCGCTTACAAAAGTTTTGGTTGGCATTCGGTATATT TTACATTTGCCGCTGCCACTATTCTCCTCGCCTCGATGAGGCTACCAGAAGTTGGAGTTGAGTTTACAGTAACCTTTGAAACCTCGTGGAATCGCACTTTATCGATATTGAATCATTATAAGGGGAGCATCCATACCGCGTCACGCGCGATACAAGTTTTGGAAGCTCTCAGATATCAGATCCATGGATCACAGACGCAAG AGACTGACACGCGGAGCTCCATCGATGATACGCCAGTCAGCAACGAGCAGATGAAACCAGAGATGTCTTTAGAATTCACCAACCAACTCGACTTCAGCCAGTTCAATCCTTATGGAAGCTATAATCTGTATGATGCTTGGTTCGGCCAGCACCTCATCAATTTAGATGCCTCAGAGATGGGTTGA